Proteins from a single region of Pseudopedobacter saltans DSM 12145:
- a CDS encoding SRPBCC family protein: protein MRYQLYREQQLNCDMETAWSFFSSPKNLSKITPKEMNFKVLTEYDNTQIFEGMIIDYTVSPLLHIPIKWRTRITQVEWNKSFTDFQEKGPYKYWNHFHEFIPNESGILMKDTVNYELPLGFLGTLAHSIFVKNKLADIFNYRYQILEKMFNQASKS, encoded by the coding sequence ATGAGATATCAGCTTTATAGAGAACAGCAATTAAATTGTGATATGGAAACTGCATGGAGTTTTTTTTCGTCACCAAAAAATCTTTCAAAAATCACCCCAAAAGAAATGAACTTCAAAGTATTAACGGAGTATGACAATACACAAATTTTTGAAGGGATGATTATAGATTATACGGTTTCACCTTTGCTTCATATCCCCATAAAGTGGAGGACTCGAATTACCCAGGTTGAATGGAATAAAAGCTTCACTGATTTTCAAGAGAAAGGACCCTATAAATATTGGAACCATTTTCATGAATTTATTCCTAACGAAAGTGGTATACTTATGAAAGATACTGTAAATTACGAACTGCCTCTGGGCTTTTTAGGCACCCTTGCTCATAGCATTTTTGTGAAAAATAAACTCGCAGATATTTTTAATTACCGCTATCAAATTTTAGAAAAGATGTTTAATCAAGCTAGTAAATCATGA
- a CDS encoding lycopene cyclase domain-containing protein gives MTYTYSLILFFAVIICFIASFDKRILFNLYFGAFIKAAIIVAIPFIAWDVWFTYKGVWWFNTAYTVGIVIAGLPIEEWLFFICIPFSCVFTYFCIDKFFKLDWLNGFNNVIVFISVIICSVVALLHYTKIYTLVTAIATLATLVFLHFIARVNWISKASLVFTILMLGFFPVNGLLTGSGLNAPIVNYNPNDFLGIRMLTIPIEDAVYGYTQFLLVLYFFKKFSST, from the coding sequence ATGACATATACCTATTCACTCATATTATTTTTTGCAGTTATCATCTGTTTCATCGCATCGTTTGATAAAAGAATTCTTTTCAATCTCTATTTTGGAGCCTTTATAAAAGCCGCAATTATAGTAGCAATTCCATTTATAGCATGGGATGTATGGTTTACTTATAAAGGCGTATGGTGGTTTAATACAGCATATACCGTCGGAATTGTAATAGCGGGATTACCTATTGAAGAATGGCTTTTTTTTATTTGCATTCCATTTTCTTGTGTATTTACCTATTTCTGTATCGATAAATTTTTCAAATTAGACTGGCTAAACGGCTTCAATAATGTTATCGTTTTTATCAGTGTAATTATTTGTTCCGTTGTAGCACTGTTACACTACACCAAAATTTACACACTTGTAACTGCAATAGCAACATTGGCTACATTAGTGTTTTTGCATTTTATCGCCCGTGTAAACTGGATCAGCAAAGCTTCTTTGGTATTTACCATATTAATGCTGGGCTTTTTCCCTGTAAATGGTTTATTAACAGGTAGCGGATTAAATGCACCTATTGTCAATTATAATCCTAACGATTTCTTGGGAATACGAATGCTGACCATACCTATTGAAGATGCCGTATATGGTTACACACAGTTTT
- a CDS encoding sterol desaturase family protein, whose product MNFLITLITFVLMEGATWLIHKYIMHGLLWVLHKDHHDHSNEGFLEKNDYFFIIFAIPTIALMYFGSLQNFNYCFFIGLGIMLYGMAYFFVHDVFIHQRIKFLSQTKNPYFLALRRAHKQHHRHIGKEDGECFGFLYVPLKYFKMYFKPQKQ is encoded by the coding sequence ATGAATTTTTTAATCACGTTAATTACTTTTGTACTAATGGAGGGAGCCACATGGCTTATCCATAAATACATTATGCATGGTTTATTATGGGTTTTACACAAAGACCATCATGACCATAGTAATGAAGGCTTTCTTGAAAAGAACGATTATTTTTTCATCATATTTGCTATACCTACTATAGCTTTAATGTACTTTGGCTCTTTACAAAATTTCAATTATTGTTTTTTTATTGGATTAGGAATCATGTTATATGGCATGGCGTATTTTTTTGTACACGATGTCTTTATCCATCAACGGATCAAATTTTTGAGTCAGACCAAAAATCCGTATTTTTTAGCTTTACGCAGAGCTCATAAACAACACCACAGACATATTGGAAAAGAAGACGGTGAGTGTTTTGGTTTTTTATATGTTCCTTTAAAATATTTCAAAATGTATTTTAAACCACAAAAACAATGA
- a CDS encoding phytoene/squalene synthase family protein, whose amino-acid sequence MKKLFDELAYDVSKKTTQKYSTSFSLGILALKPSIRKSIYAIYGYVRLADEIVDSFHGYDKEKLLNRLNIETHNALEEGISLNPILQSFQETVNKYHIDKKLIEQFLHSMAMDLQKIDYNSELYNEYIYGSAEVVGLMCLQVFTEGNKEQYEKLKPYAMKLGSAFQKINFLRDLKDDYQILGRTYFPDIDMGVFDNYVKCQIEREIEAEFSEALEGIKKLPSSSMFGVYLAYKYYLSLFDKIKKKSSKEILENRIRIPNSQKVFVAFESYLRYKATFL is encoded by the coding sequence ATGAAAAAATTGTTTGATGAATTGGCTTATGATGTAAGTAAAAAAACTACACAGAAATACAGTACAAGCTTTTCGCTGGGTATTTTAGCATTAAAGCCTTCTATACGTAAAAGTATTTATGCCATTTACGGGTATGTGAGATTGGCAGATGAAATAGTGGATAGTTTTCATGGTTATGACAAAGAAAAACTGCTGAACAGGCTGAATATTGAAACACATAACGCATTGGAAGAGGGTATATCTCTAAATCCGATTCTCCAATCCTTCCAAGAGACCGTAAATAAATACCATATTGATAAAAAGCTCATCGAGCAATTTCTACATAGTATGGCAATGGATTTGCAAAAGATAGATTACAATTCTGAATTGTACAATGAATATATTTACGGTTCTGCCGAAGTGGTTGGCTTAATGTGCTTACAAGTATTTACCGAAGGGAACAAAGAACAATACGAAAAACTGAAACCTTATGCTATGAAATTGGGTTCGGCATTTCAAAAAATCAATTTCCTAAGGGATCTGAAAGATGATTATCAAATTTTAGGACGTACTTATTTTCCCGATATAGACATGGGCGTATTTGACAATTATGTCAAATGCCAGATCGAAAGGGAAATTGAAGCTGAATTTAGCGAGGCTTTGGAGGGTATTAAAAAACTACCAAGCTCGTCTATGTTTGGAGTTTATTTGGCTTACAAATACTATCTTTCTTTATTTGATAAGATTAAAAAGAAATCATCCAAAGAGATTTTAGAAAACAGGATCAGAATACCTAATTCTCAAAAAGTCTTTGTTGCATTTGAAAGTTATCTTCGCTATAAAGCTACTTTTTTATGA